One window of Mesorhizobium sp. PAMC28654 genomic DNA carries:
- a CDS encoding dicarboxylate/amino acid:cation symporter, producing the protein MQTAFAAAETRGKVPFYRHLYVQVLTAIAAGILLGHYYPEIGASMKPLGDAFIKLVKMVIAPVIFLTVATGIAGVSDLQKVGRVAGKAMIYFLVFSTLALLVGLVVSNIVQPGAGMHINPATLDAKSVASYAEKAHDSTIVGFLMNIIPDTITSAFAQGDILQVLFFSVLFGIALALVGDRGRPVVDFLQALTAPIFRLVAILMKAAPIGAFGAMAFTIGKYGIGSVANLAMLIGTFYLTAVLFVLVVLGSVARYNGFSILALLRYIKEELLLVLGTSSSEAALPGLMAKMERAGCNRSVVGLVIPTGYSFNLDGTNIYMTLAALFIAQATDTPLTYGDQILLLLVAMLSSKGAAGITGAGFITLAATLSVVPTVPVAGLALILGIDRFMSECRALTNLVGNAVATIVVARWEGELDQSKFAAALAGTLPEEVDLSVPGLQPA; encoded by the coding sequence ATGCAGACAGCATTCGCTGCCGCCGAAACGCGCGGCAAGGTACCCTTTTACCGGCATCTCTATGTCCAGGTCCTGACGGCGATCGCCGCCGGCATCCTGCTCGGCCACTACTATCCCGAGATCGGCGCGTCCATGAAGCCGCTGGGCGATGCCTTCATCAAGCTGGTGAAGATGGTCATCGCCCCGGTCATCTTCCTGACGGTGGCAACAGGCATTGCCGGTGTTTCCGACCTGCAGAAGGTTGGCCGTGTCGCCGGCAAGGCGATGATCTACTTCCTGGTGTTCTCGACGCTGGCGCTCCTCGTTGGCCTCGTCGTCTCGAACATCGTGCAGCCGGGCGCCGGCATGCACATCAATCCGGCCACGCTCGACGCCAAGTCGGTGGCTTCATATGCCGAGAAGGCGCATGACTCGACCATCGTCGGGTTCCTGATGAACATCATCCCCGACACCATCACCAGCGCCTTCGCCCAGGGCGATATCCTGCAGGTGCTGTTCTTCTCGGTGCTGTTCGGCATAGCACTTGCGCTGGTCGGCGATCGCGGCCGCCCCGTCGTCGATTTCCTGCAGGCGCTGACCGCGCCGATCTTCCGCCTCGTCGCCATCCTGATGAAGGCCGCACCCATCGGCGCCTTTGGCGCAATGGCCTTCACCATCGGCAAATACGGCATCGGCTCCGTTGCCAATCTCGCCATGCTGATCGGCACATTCTACCTGACCGCTGTTCTGTTCGTGCTGGTGGTGCTCGGATCGGTCGCCCGCTACAACGGCTTCTCGATCCTGGCGCTGCTGCGCTATATCAAGGAAGAACTGCTGCTGGTGCTCGGCACCTCGTCCTCGGAAGCGGCACTTCCCGGCCTGATGGCCAAGATGGAGCGCGCCGGCTGCAATCGCTCCGTGGTCGGCCTGGTCATTCCCACCGGCTATTCCTTCAACCTCGACGGCACCAATATCTACATGACGCTTGCCGCGCTGTTCATCGCGCAGGCGACCGATACGCCGCTCACCTATGGCGACCAGATCCTGCTGTTGCTGGTGGCGATGCTGAGCTCCAAGGGCGCCGCCGGCATTACCGGCGCCGGCTTCATCACGCTGGCCGCGACGCTGTCTGTCGTCCCCACCGTGCCGGTCGCCGGCCTGGCGCTGATCCTCGGCATCGACCGCTTCATGTCGGAATGCCGTGCACTCACCAACCTCGTCGGTAATGCCGTTGCGACGATCGTCGTGGCGCGCTGGGAAGGCGAGCTCGACCAGTCGAAGTTCGCGGCGGCCCTGGCCGGCACCTTGCCGGAAGAGGTCGACTTGTCGGTGCCAGGACTGCAGCCTGCCTGA